GCATGAGTGGGCCGAAGAGGTCCTGCAGGATAGCTTCGTCAACATCTGGCGGTTTGCGGGAGACTACCGGCGCGGTTTGTCGGCTCCCATGACCTGGATGTCGGCGATCGTCCGCAACCGTGCGCTCGATCACCTGCGGCGGGTGAATACGCAGGAAACAGAATGGAGTGATGCGTTGGACGATCTTGTGGCCACGGGGGATCCTGATCCGGAAGCGCTGTCGGCAGTGAGCCTGCAGGCACGGCTTCTGGACGGCTGCATGCAGCAGCTCGAACCGGCGCAGCGGCAGGCAGTCGCGCTGGCGTATCTGCGCGACCAGAGCCATAGCGAGATTGC
The sequence above is drawn from the Paraburkholderia phenazinium genome and encodes:
- a CDS encoding RNA polymerase sigma factor, whose amino-acid sequence is MTANTHELTPETLTELLERIAREDSAALRELYDAAAPKLFGLALRILSKHEWAEEVLQDSFVNIWRFAGDYRRGLSAPMTWMSAIVRNRALDHLRRVNTQETEWSDALDDLVATGDPDPEALSAVSLQARLLDGCMQQLEPAQRQAVALAYLRDQSHSEIAETLTVPLGTVKSWIRRGLAKLKSCLGGVQ